One region of Carassius carassius chromosome 41, fCarCar2.1, whole genome shotgun sequence genomic DNA includes:
- the LOC132123438 gene encoding claudin-8-like, protein MANGALEIVGMCVSLIGFVGVAASTGMPMWRVTAFIGENIIVMETRYEGLWMNCYRQASIRMQCKVYDSLLALSPDLQAARGLMCCSVGLTGLGLLIAIAGMQCTACIQGNDRAKRMVLIISGCMILAGCFCCLIPVSWTGHVIIQDFYNPLLIDAQRRELGEALYIGWVSSAFLFAGGCIFTCCSGSLDNGPDPRYKYTRNTPMAYQPQPMTYHPQPYSVYSHPSGPPSFIEQSYQPSRQQSFIQPSRQQSFVQPSRYPSARSAVDYL, encoded by the coding sequence ATGGCGAACGGCGCGCTGGAGATCGTGGGAATGTGTGTGAGCCTGATCGGGTTTGTCGGGGTGGCGGCCAGCACTGGGATGCCGATGTGGCGTGTGACGGCATTCATCGGGGAGAACATCATTGTGATGGAGACCCGGTACGAGGGCTTGTGGATGAACTGCTACCGGCAGGCCAGCATTCGGATGCAGTGTAAGGTGTACGACTCCTTGCTGGCACTGTCCCCTGACCTCCAGGCTGCTCGGGGGCTCATGTGCTGCTCCGTGGGATTGACTGGGCTGGGTTTACTAATTGCCATCGCTGGGATGCAGTGCACGGCATGCATCCAAGGAAACGACCGGGCCAAGCGGATGGTTCTGATCATATCTGGATGCATGATCCTAGCAGGCTGCTTCTGCTGCCTCATCCCTGTCTCCTGGACCGGACATGTCATCATCCAGGACTTCTATAACCCTTTGCTCATTGATGCCCAGCGTAGAGAACTCGGGGAAGCGTTGTACATCGGTTGGGTGTCTTCTGCTTTCTTATTCGCTGGCGGGTGCATATTCACCTGCTGTAGTGGCTCCCTGGACAATGGCCCGGATCCCAGGTACAAGTACACCAGGAACACACCCATGGCTTATCAGCCACAGCCCATGACCTATCACCCCCAGCCCTACTCGGTGTACAGCCACCCATCCGGGCCACCGTCATTCATAGAGCAGTCATACCAGCCATCCAGACAGCAGTCATTCATTCAGCCGTCCAGACAGCAGTCATTCGTGCAGCCGTCCCGATATCCATCCGCCCGCAGCGCCGTCGATTATCTCTGA
- the LOC132123435 gene encoding claudin-8-like: MSYTAGSYTAKPYADKSYADKSYMGSVYTGYPDEKSVKDMYEEQLKHEKRKRRESMCCEVVALVIGFVGLIGVASVTGLPMWKVTAFIQENIIVMETRWEGLWMNCYRQANIRMQCKVYDSLLFLPADLQAARGLMCASVALSAFACIVSSVGMRCTRLVDSRPKTKHIVLVSGGCLFLAGCLTTIIPVSWTAHMIIQDFYNPLLIDAQRRELGEALYIGWVTSALLFTAGVILLCRHAPRTQDKEDLAPVLYRAGSAPYNYSYRPGYGYQPAYGYQPANYQPNYSSVPSVYNPPRY, encoded by the coding sequence ATGTCTTACACGGCCGGGTCTTACACGGCCAAACCGTACGCGGATAAGTCCTACGCGGACAAATCCTACATGGGCAGCGTGTACACAGGATATCCAGATGAGAAATCTGTGAAAGACATGTACGAAGAGCAGCTGAAGCACGAGAAGAGAAAGAGACGGGAATCTATGTGCTGCGAGGTGGTTGCTCTGGTCATTGGCTTCGTCGGATTGATCGGGGTCGCATCCGTCACAGGCCTCCCGATGTGGAAGGTCACGGCCTTCATCCAGGAGAACATCATCGTGATGGAGACGCGCTGGGAGGGACTGTGGATGAACTGCTACCGGCAAGCCAACATCCGAATGCAATGCAAAGTCTACGATTCTCTGCTGTTCCTCCCGGCCGACCTCCAGGCTGCCAGGGGTCTCATGTGCGCCTCCGTCGCTTTGAGTGCCTTCGCTTGCATTGTGTCGTCCGTAGGCATGCGCTGCACCCGTCTGGTAGACTCCCGTCCCAAAACCAAGCACATTGTTTTGGTGAGCGGAGGGTGTTTGTTTTTGGCTGGCTGCTTGACCACCATCATTCCCGTGTCGTGGACGGCTCACATGATCATCCAGGACTTCTACAACCCGTTGTTAATCGACGCCCAACGGAGAGAGCTCGGGGAGGCCTTGTACATCGGATGGGTCACTTCGGCTTTGCTCTTTACCGCTGGGGTGATCCTGCTTTGTCGACATGCACCACGCACCCAGGACAAAGAAGACTTGGCTCCGGTTCTGTATCGGGCCGGATCGGCTCCGTATAACTACTCCTACAGACCTGGATATGGATACCAGCCTGCGTACGGATACCAGCCTGCAAACTATCAGCCAAACTATTCTTCTGTCCCGTCGGTTTATAACCCTCCCAGATACTGA